A genomic region of Colletotrichum destructivum chromosome 5, complete sequence contains the following coding sequences:
- a CDS encoding Putative phospholipid methyltransferase: MAPVEIESKALVDFNQKSLFVSAAAIAFNPLFWNIVARQEYKNKVLTKLFGGRSQIACYGLAVTIFSLGIFRDLLYERALRFQPAHPLLSSDAVTYVGYALVACGNVLVLSSTWQLGITGTFLGDYFGILMDSIVTGFPFNITDAPMYNGSTMSFLGAALIYGKPAGILLTVWVYIVYQVALSYENPFTAGIYAKRDRERAAGKDTKKAR, encoded by the exons ATGGCGCCTGTCGAGATCGAAAGCAAGGCCCTGGTCGACTTCAATCAGAAGAGCTTGTTCG TttctgccgccgccattgcATTCAACCCCCTGTTCTGGAA CATCGTTGCGAGACAAG AGTACAAGAACAAGGTCCTCACAAAGCTCTTTGGTGGACGCTCTCAGATCGCCTGCTACGGCCTGGCCGTCACTATCTTTTCTCTCGGCATCTTCCGTGACCTCCTCTACGAACGCGCCCTTCGCTTCCAACCCGCCCACCCTCTACTCTCGTCCGATGCGGTGACCTATGTCGGATATGCCCTCGTGGCCTGTGGCAACGTTCTCGTTCTCTCTTCGACGTGGCAGCTGGGCATCACCGGCACCTTCCTTGGTGACTACTTCGGCATCCTCATGGACAGCATTGTGACTGGCTTCCCCTTCAACATCACCGATGCCCCGATGTACAATGGCTCCACAATGAGCTTCCTTGGCGCCGCTCTCATCTACGGCAAGCCCGCCGGCATCCTGCTGACCGTTTGGGTCTACATCGTCTACCAAGTTGCCCTGAGCTACGAGAACCCCTTCACCGCCGGCATCTATGCCAAGAGGGACCGCGAGCGTGCCGCCGGCAAGGACACCAAGAAGGCTAGGTGA
- a CDS encoding Putative transcriptional regulatory protein Rxt2, whose product MATQQILFSETVAAMKKALKRKSYESDSDDEIDHYGNRGHKLKKRALFSHQGQLAPPSGPEVYNEIIDYAGQQRTIISRNPPIVDEEGYEIDSDDDEERIQEAVSSATELDPYANIRIEQILAPLTVSTDLPSHPTLSKPFTAKTLDEIAEQSCEVRRKENASLWRVRHLFTRLCGDYTWVPCGAMVGPDDADLYSTDYVERGYSRKTKAPVAGGFDDASSGTPSGNARLEQAPNGTNGESSGDKQSSDGDIAMTDAGSDKGEARKQASEKSTEDTHTAGEASRPTNGQVLKSSTAPKTGQEESIADRKQKQKAVDIEMHEGQAAPSSQPGAEVAERNGTHAPSIASETVDETFVHPFFRPPPNARPDRDVGLPEAEAEDIRRLLALYVQKQEEVCRGAMKLHEGLLKANRLRKTVLQWSKAEAHSGANRDMSDGEDWYDKEEWGLTEDLKKGQDDEEEDTGTVAKKTRNRR is encoded by the exons aTGGCGACACAACAGATTCTTTTTTCTGAGACGGTGGCCGCTATGAAAAAGGCCCTCAAGCGGAAAAGCTACG AATCCGACTCGGATGATGAGATTGACCACTACGGGAATCGCGGCCACAAGCTTAAAAAGCGtgccctcttctcccaccaGGGCCAACTGGCGCCGCCCTCTGGCCCCGAAGTCTACAACGAA ATCATCGACTACGCCGGACAGCAGCGCACGATAATCAGCCGTAACCCACCCATCGTGGACGAAGAGGGATACGAGATTGacagcgacgatgatgaggagcGCATCCAGGAggccgtctcctcggccaccgAGCTCGACCCCTACGCCAACATTCGGATTGAGC AGATCCTAGCTCCGTTGACTGTCTCGACCGACCTCCCCAGTCATCCCACTCTCTCCAAACCCTTCACTGCCAAGACGTTAGACGAGATCGCCGAGCAAAGCTGCGAAGTGCGACGCAAGGAAAACGCGTCTTTGTGGAGAGTCAGGCACCTCTTCACGAGACTCTGCGGCGATTACACATGGGTGCCGTGCGGTGCGATGGTCGGGCCCGACGATGCTGATCTTTACTCTACCGACTATGTGGAGCGCGGCTACTCGCGCAAGACGAAGGCGCCTGTCGCCGGCGGATTCGACGATGCTTCGTCCGGAACACCGAGCGGCAATGCGAGACTGGAGCAAGCGCCAAACGGCACGAACGGCGAATCCTCGGGTGATAAGCAGAGCAGCGACGGAGACATTGCCATGACCGATGCAGGCTCAGACAAGGGGGAAGCCCGGAAGCAGGCGTCTGAAAAGTCAACAGAGGACACACATACCGCTGGCGAGGCATCGCGGCCAACGAACGGCCAGGTACTGAAGAGCTCCACGGCCCCGAAAACAGGACAAGAGGAGAGTATTGCCGATAGGAAACAGAAGCAAAAGGCTGTTGACATCGAGATGCATGAGGGCCAGGCGGCACCTTCATCGCAACCTGGAGCAGAGGTAGCGGAACGCAACGGAACGCACGCGCCGTCAATAGCATCGGAGACGGTGGACGAGACATTCGTGCACCCGTTCttccggccgccgcccaacGCTCGGCCAGACCGGGATGTGGGTCTTccggaggccgaggccgaggataTCCGGCGGCTGCTCGCGCTCTACGTgcagaagcaggaggaggtCTGCCGTGGAGCCATGAAACTGCACGAAGGCCTCCTCAAGGCTAACCGGTTGCGCAAGACTGTACTTCAGTGGTCCAAGGCGGAGGCGCATAGCGGAGCGAACCGGGACATGTCGGACGGCGAAGACTGGTACGACAAGGAGGAGTGGGGACTGACGGAGGACCTCAAGAAGggccaggacgacgaggaagaagacacGGGTACCGTGGCCAAGAAGACTAGGAATCGCAGGTGA